A genomic segment from Amygdalobacter nucleatus encodes:
- a CDS encoding sugar phosphate isomerase/epimerase family protein yields the protein MILTTSTNLCWERPDRSIMPLEKAIPLLKDAGFKILDMNFYDWALPGSLFLTDDWRKWIEMIKDVADENGVTFVQGHAYTFDYASLDANSAEYKYQQDLVERSLDCLAILGTKVCVTHPATCRTIHLVKDSKALALKYMSELADYADMYGMRIAVENMCDKIEPYQRKYFVSCEEIADFFASTNDKRLGLCWDFEHGLLMKHQQEEILTELNDVLIATHVSDSFSNVDTDLMHVPPFFGRGNNWASIMAMLKRINYQGCFSFESHNFTNWLPDEVLTTGLKLCHQIGVKLLALSEEDSKKSSR from the coding sequence ATGATTTTGACAACATCGACAAATTTATGTTGGGAACGACCTGATCGGTCAATTATGCCTTTGGAAAAAGCAATACCCCTTTTGAAAGATGCTGGCTTTAAGATTCTTGATATGAATTTTTACGATTGGGCTTTGCCAGGTTCTCTTTTCTTAACAGATGATTGGCGTAAGTGGATCGAAATGATAAAAGATGTTGCTGACGAAAACGGTGTAACTTTCGTACAAGGACACGCCTACACTTTTGATTATGCAAGTTTAGATGCTAATAGTGCTGAGTATAAATACCAACAAGATTTGGTTGAGCGTTCACTAGATTGCTTAGCTATACTTGGAACTAAGGTTTGTGTCACACATCCAGCAACATGTAGAACTATTCATTTAGTCAAAGATTCTAAAGCCTTAGCGTTAAAGTATATGTCCGAACTAGCTGATTATGCTGACATGTATGGTATGCGTATAGCTGTAGAAAATATGTGCGACAAAATTGAACCTTACCAGAGAAAATATTTCGTATCCTGTGAGGAAATTGCTGATTTCTTTGCTAGCACTAATGACAAACGACTTGGCTTATGTTGGGATTTTGAACATGGTTTGTTGATGAAACATCAGCAGGAAGAAATTTTAACAGAGCTAAATGATGTCCTTATAGCTACGCATGTTTCTGATAGCTTTAGTAATGTAGATACTGATTTGATGCATGTTCCGCCATTCTTTGGCCGTGGAAATAATTGGGCATCTATAATGGCGATGTTGAAACGAATTAATTATCAGGGCTGTTTCAGCTTTGAATCACATAATTTTACGAACTGGTTGCCAGATGAGGTTCTTACAACTGGCTTGAAGTTATGTCATCAAATAGGTGTGAAGTTATTAGCATTGTCTGAAGAAGACAGCAAAAAAAGTAGTAGGTAA
- a CDS encoding HAD-IIB family hydrolase, whose amino-acid sequence MVKYDLVACDIDGTLLGREEKLTDIHQQLKCFIKENKIPFTLVSGRSWPGLQKLIDFFEPELPVIGNNGGTAYYKGNVIWTYAFNAKPLWPAICEAAKRNMAIVYTVGMNEYAYLRNDYLQNQIEKFGRYDKVWTANETEWSNLSLDKIMIIDPAKPGHIDAVLAAIPADFKPELNVIRYNDRSADITAAKADKARGLKDLKTYLHAKKTIACGDDLNDIAFLQAADLGIAVANAHKELCAVADIVTEKAGAEGVLDCLRHIFKPNILS is encoded by the coding sequence ATGGTTAAGTATGATTTAGTTGCATGTGATATTGATGGAACTTTGCTTGGCAGAGAAGAGAAATTAACCGATATACATCAGCAGCTTAAATGTTTTATCAAAGAAAATAAAATACCATTCACGCTGGTATCAGGGCGTTCTTGGCCAGGCTTACAGAAGTTGATAGATTTTTTTGAACCAGAGTTACCAGTAATTGGGAATAATGGAGGGACTGCTTATTACAAAGGTAATGTAATTTGGACATATGCTTTTAACGCCAAACCTTTGTGGCCAGCAATTTGCGAAGCTGCCAAACGTAATATGGCTATTGTGTACACAGTTGGAATGAATGAGTATGCTTATTTGCGTAATGACTATTTGCAAAATCAAATTGAGAAATTCGGTCGCTATGACAAAGTTTGGACAGCAAATGAGACAGAGTGGTCTAATTTATCATTAGACAAAATCATGATTATTGATCCAGCTAAACCAGGCCATATCGATGCTGTATTAGCGGCTATTCCTGCTGATTTTAAGCCTGAATTAAACGTTATCCGTTATAATGATCGTTCGGCTGATATAACTGCAGCTAAAGCAGATAAAGCTAGAGGTCTCAAAGATTTGAAGACTTATTTACATGCTAAGAAAACGATAGCTTGCGGAGATGATTTAAACGATATTGCCTTTTTGCAAGCTGCTGATCTCGGTATAGCGGTTGCTAATGCTCACAAGGAACTATGTGCTGTTGCTGATATAGTTACCGAAAAAGCCGGCGCAGAAGGTGTCTTGGATTGCTTACGGCACATCTTTAAGCCTAATATCTTATCATGA
- a CDS encoding carbohydrate ABC transporter permease, producing MNTNLRHKIEPYLWLAPSFVLFGLFTFYPFFITLYKSFFIVDQLGAVRKFVGIDNYLHILQDRDFIQAIVNTLYFALLTVPASKVIGLLLAILAYRKRKFSIIYETSFAIPMTIASSTAAMIFQLLYVPTLGFINGITGLNTRWLTDPKIAMFAIAFIQIWLSSGYAFVFLLSAIRNIPVSVLESAAIDGATGWKKITRIILPLISPTMFYLIIMDIPFSLMMVSLNNILTQGGPNNATMTLMLYIYNQIALVGNNTYANAATMVTFILTLIFILLGFTFEKKGVHYQ from the coding sequence TTGAATACTAATTTAAGACATAAAATAGAGCCGTATTTATGGTTAGCACCTAGTTTTGTGTTGTTTGGTTTATTTACCTTTTATCCCTTTTTTATAACACTATACAAAAGTTTTTTTATTGTTGACCAGTTAGGTGCGGTAAGAAAATTCGTCGGAATTGACAACTATTTGCATATTTTGCAAGACCGTGATTTTATTCAGGCCATCGTGAATACCCTATATTTTGCTTTGCTAACTGTGCCAGCTTCCAAAGTGATTGGCTTACTCTTAGCCATTTTAGCTTATCGCAAAAGAAAGTTTTCAATTATCTACGAAACGAGCTTTGCAATTCCAATGACAATAGCTTCTTCAACAGCAGCTATGATTTTTCAGCTTTTATACGTTCCTACATTGGGCTTTATAAATGGTATAACAGGTCTTAATACTCGTTGGCTGACAGATCCTAAAATTGCAATGTTTGCTATTGCTTTTATTCAAATTTGGTTGTCTTCTGGATATGCTTTCGTCTTTTTGTTATCGGCTATTCGTAATATACCTGTATCTGTTTTAGAGAGTGCGGCAATTGACGGTGCAACTGGTTGGAAAAAGATTACGCGTATTATCTTACCGTTGATTTCGCCAACAATGTTTTATCTGATTATTATGGATATTCCTTTTAGTTTAATGATGGTTAGCTTGAACAATATTTTGACACAAGGTGGACCTAATAATGCCACTATGACATTAATGCTTTATATCTATAATCAAATAGCTCTTGTTGGTAACAACACTTATGCTAATGCAGCAACAATGGTAACTTTCATTTTAACTTTAATCTTTATATTGTTAGGCTTTACCTTTGAGAAAAAGGGGGTGCATTATCAATGA
- a CDS encoding carbohydrate ABC transporter permease produces the protein MMKHKFNDYIFQVLCLLVAFIVIFPILYAIAVSFMNAEDILARPPHFLPPSITLENYKVAFTRTLLGRYIFNSFIVALISSLSRIILGAMAAYAFVFFEFKGKKFLFMLSLCTMMVPAEVVLVSNFTTVSRLGLINTYLGVCIIFLVSANNIFILRQNFMTLDKSLWEVAQLDGCSRVKFFGSVLLPVAKPVVITIFLSSFVNLWNQYVWPLVVTSRNEMRTIQVGITMLKDRESTAFGPVMAGVVISLLFTVLIFALFQRKIVAGMMSGSSKG, from the coding sequence ATGATGAAACATAAGTTTAACGATTATATTTTTCAAGTGCTTTGCTTATTGGTAGCGTTTATTGTTATTTTCCCTATTTTGTATGCCATAGCTGTTTCATTTATGAATGCAGAAGACATTTTAGCAAGACCGCCTCATTTTTTGCCACCCAGTATTACTTTAGAGAATTATAAGGTGGCTTTCACGCGAACATTATTGGGCAGATACATTTTTAACTCGTTTATTGTTGCCTTGATTTCTAGCCTTTCAAGAATTATTTTAGGTGCTATGGCAGCTTATGCATTTGTATTCTTTGAATTTAAAGGCAAAAAGTTCTTGTTTATGTTATCTTTATGCACGATGATGGTGCCAGCTGAAGTAGTGTTGGTTTCGAATTTTACTACAGTTTCACGTCTAGGCTTAATTAACACCTATTTAGGCGTATGTATAATCTTTTTGGTTTCAGCTAATAATATTTTTATTCTTCGCCAAAATTTTATGACGTTAGATAAGTCATTGTGGGAAGTTGCGCAATTAGATGGCTGTAGCAGAGTGAAGTTTTTCGGATCGGTTTTGTTACCAGTAGCTAAGCCTGTGGTTATAACCATTTTCTTATCGTCATTTGTCAATTTGTGGAATCAATATGTCTGGCCATTAGTAGTAACCAGTCGAAATGAAATGCGAACCATTCAAGTTGGTATTACTATGCTGAAAGATCGTGAATCGACAGCCTTTGGACCAGTTATGGCTGGTGTTGTGATTTCCTTGCTGTTTACGGTTTTGATATTTGCGTTGTTCCAGCGTAAAATAGTGGCTGGAATGATGTCCGGTTCATCTAAAGGTTAA
- a CDS encoding extracellular solute-binding protein: MKKILSTMLSVVCAFSLVACSNTTKKTSTDTSKSSKQVSTESKKAAKQADGELTELSFWHSMDGTYAEILKAQVEAFNNGIGKEKKIHVTPVFQEWPGTNALTLAMTSDDIANMPDVIQLYAENVSLIRNYKRTVWAEDMFAKYSDLTKKEDLLNNTVSSYSINGKMIGVPYNISALLMYYNQDLLDKAGIKEVPKNLADLAKAMTALKEKAAVKQALNVQVNQFELENWIATQGKEGTYFGDNESGHAGSLKKFAAAENGSLQAFLKAWQDVIATGAYKPQNESIKEEFANQDSAIVIMTSSRIPAMKKLIGDKFKWNVAPIPTVNTDDKQGAFPSGAGLYILNRDDEKKVEAAWIFNQFMISSEAQSMWLEKTGYVPVNQKVLESDAYKKATSDNPQVTVAFSTLKDSGKNVVSAFVPAQDAVNKLIKETMLKYGQGEMKMEEAFEKLSSGVQKAFDEYYKLNPDA, translated from the coding sequence ATGAAAAAGATTCTCTCAACAATGCTTAGTGTTGTGTGTGCTTTCAGTTTAGTGGCTTGTTCAAATACCACTAAAAAAACATCTACCGATACTAGCAAGTCTTCAAAACAGGTTAGTACAGAAAGTAAAAAGGCTGCCAAGCAAGCTGATGGTGAACTGACTGAACTTTCCTTCTGGCATTCAATGGATGGAACTTATGCAGAAATTCTTAAGGCACAAGTTGAAGCATTTAATAATGGCATTGGTAAAGAAAAAAAAATACATGTAACGCCTGTTTTCCAAGAATGGCCAGGTACAAATGCATTGACATTGGCAATGACATCTGACGATATTGCCAATATGCCAGATGTAATTCAGTTATATGCTGAAAATGTTAGCTTAATCCGTAATTATAAACGTACAGTATGGGCAGAAGATATGTTTGCTAAGTATTCTGATCTTACTAAAAAAGAGGATCTCTTAAACAACACTGTTTCGTCCTATTCTATTAATGGCAAGATGATTGGTGTTCCTTACAATATTTCAGCTTTACTAATGTACTACAACCAAGATTTGTTAGATAAAGCTGGTATTAAAGAAGTACCTAAGAATTTAGCAGATTTGGCTAAAGCTATGACAGCTTTAAAAGAAAAAGCGGCTGTTAAACAGGCTTTGAATGTGCAAGTTAATCAGTTTGAGTTAGAAAACTGGATAGCAACTCAAGGTAAAGAAGGAACTTATTTTGGCGATAACGAAAGTGGTCATGCTGGATCTTTGAAAAAATTTGCAGCTGCTGAAAACGGTTCATTACAGGCTTTCTTAAAAGCATGGCAGGATGTTATAGCTACGGGTGCTTACAAACCACAAAATGAGAGTATTAAAGAAGAATTTGCTAATCAGGACAGTGCAATTGTTATCATGACAAGTTCTCGTATTCCAGCAATGAAAAAGTTGATTGGCGATAAATTTAAGTGGAATGTTGCTCCTATCCCAACTGTCAATACAGATGATAAGCAAGGTGCTTTCCCAAGTGGTGCTGGCCTCTATATTTTGAATCGTGACGATGAGAAGAAAGTAGAAGCAGCTTGGATTTTTAACCAATTTATGATTAGTAGTGAAGCTCAATCGATGTGGTTAGAAAAGACTGGGTATGTGCCAGTAAACCAAAAAGTTTTAGAGTCAGATGCATATAAGAAAGCTACTAGTGATAACCCGCAAGTTACAGTTGCTTTCAGCACATTAAAAGATTCTGGTAAAAATGTTGTTTCAGCTTTCGTACCTGCACAAGATGCTGTCAACAAGTTGATTAAGGAAACAATGTTGAAGTATGGTCAAGGTGAAATGAAGATGGAAGAAGCATTTGAAAAATTGAGTTCTGGTGTCCAAAAAGCTTTTGACGAGTATTATAAGCTTAATCCTGATGCTTAA
- a CDS encoding nucleoside hydrolase has translation MQKSKLIIDCDPGLDDLLALVAAAYFLPTSVEAICSSFGNSNVEQTTKNALDSTHLLPQLVCDVYQGASCANFSGLNKQLELHWPTYGDDDGTCGVNLRSLTSDKAFDSFKMNISELYAKLIESPMKHKLLAIAPLTDIANLCRKVDQSKFELYTLGSYFNLCSVEEARLSYNIKLDPDAAKTVFSSFNDITITGLDIYGNWSESTFSDLFDYCMNLNTISAKLLLMAVSAYRQHKMDASALLVDSLPVFAVAHPEIFTWSYGTIIVQAENYPNASFLKFIPDQSVVCDKQLNYQHTVRVATKLNIEMFIDYWLKIVRHI, from the coding sequence GTGCAAAAAAGTAAACTAATTATTGATTGTGATCCCGGCTTAGATGACTTGTTAGCGTTAGTTGCTGCAGCCTATTTTTTACCTACTTCCGTGGAGGCAATTTGTAGTTCTTTTGGAAACTCTAATGTAGAACAAACCACAAAAAATGCTCTCGACTCTACTCATTTGTTACCGCAACTAGTTTGTGATGTTTATCAAGGGGCAAGTTGTGCTAATTTTTCAGGCCTAAATAAACAGTTAGAGTTACATTGGCCGACATATGGCGATGATGATGGTACATGCGGTGTTAATTTAAGGAGTTTGACTTCAGATAAAGCCTTTGACAGCTTCAAGATGAATATTTCTGAATTGTACGCCAAACTTATAGAAAGTCCTATGAAGCATAAATTGCTAGCTATTGCGCCATTAACAGATATAGCTAACTTGTGTCGAAAAGTTGATCAATCTAAATTTGAATTATATACATTAGGCAGTTACTTTAATCTTTGTTCAGTTGAAGAAGCTAGATTAAGTTACAATATTAAGCTTGATCCAGACGCAGCAAAGACTGTTTTTTCTAGTTTTAACGATATTACAATAACTGGCCTAGATATTTATGGAAACTGGTCTGAAAGTACCTTCAGCGATTTGTTTGATTATTGTATGAATTTAAATACTATTTCAGCAAAGCTTCTATTAATGGCTGTTTCGGCTTATAGGCAGCATAAAATGGATGCTTCTGCGTTGTTGGTGGATAGCTTACCTGTTTTTGCTGTTGCGCATCCAGAGATTTTTACTTGGTCATATGGTACAATCATTGTTCAAGCCGAGAATTATCCAAATGCTAGCTTTTTGAAATTTATACCTGATCAGAGTGTTGTTTGTGATAAGCAATTAAATTATCAACATACAGTCAGAGTAGCGACCAAGTTGAACATAGAAATGTTCATTGATTACTGGCTAAAAATAGTCCGTCACATTTAA
- a CDS encoding Cof-type HAD-IIB family hydrolase, which translates to MDLKKVKWIATDIDGTLKPYTAEYHEEERDRLVKLIKNKSILSIISGRPISGALHYAQIYGLSETPIVACNGALLYHQGNIVKKHAMSGLKPIYSYIKEADSLGITTLVTFERTEYCYKETSWVRKNRKANDPFPALEDALFTDAVTQTGIYKLSLLCESSPKTDKFLLDLQKNLSSNYEVVIYSKYGCEITAKGVNKALGLQELANYLALPIDAIAAIGDNENDIDMVKLAGVGVAVANAKASVKQVANYICNHEATAGVEEFVEQVIARNN; encoded by the coding sequence GTGGATCTGAAAAAAGTAAAGTGGATAGCCACAGATATTGACGGGACGTTGAAACCATATACAGCTGAGTACCATGAAGAAGAAAGAGATAGATTAGTTAAACTTATAAAAAACAAGTCCATACTCAGCATTATTTCAGGTAGACCTATAAGTGGAGCTTTGCATTACGCTCAGATTTATGGACTTAGCGAAACGCCGATTGTCGCTTGTAATGGCGCTTTGCTTTACCATCAAGGCAATATCGTTAAGAAACATGCCATGTCAGGCCTTAAACCAATTTATAGCTATATCAAAGAAGCTGACAGCTTGGGCATTACTACACTTGTCACTTTTGAGCGTACAGAATATTGCTATAAGGAAACTAGTTGGGTGCGCAAAAATCGCAAGGCCAATGATCCTTTTCCAGCCTTAGAAGATGCTTTATTTACTGATGCTGTCACGCAAACTGGCATATACAAGTTATCTCTGCTGTGCGAATCATCGCCAAAAACAGATAAGTTTTTGTTGGACTTACAAAAAAATTTAAGTAGTAACTATGAAGTTGTCATATATAGTAAGTATGGTTGTGAGATTACGGCTAAAGGCGTGAATAAGGCGCTTGGCTTACAAGAACTAGCTAATTATCTGGCCTTACCGATCGATGCAATTGCTGCAATTGGCGACAATGAAAATGATATTGATATGGTGAAACTAGCCGGCGTTGGGGTGGCAGTGGCCAATGCCAAAGCGTCTGTCAAACAGGTAGCTAATTATATTTGCAATCATGAAGCGACAGCTGGCGTTGAGGAGTTTGTGGAACAAGTTATTGCGCGTAATAATTAG
- a CDS encoding type II toxin-antitoxin system RelE/ParE family toxin, whose product MTYEKSYPMHNYEHSTHDCVYSEHDYKHPMHDYDHTRDYDPTHDCAYPEHDYKHPMHDCAYPEHDYEIEVTESAQVDLLNIIRYMQRDLTAPITIKKFINGMEGSIAQLAFMPEGFQLVSDSYLASQGYRTTCYKNYLIFYIINENEHIVLVHRILRSSRQWEFLL is encoded by the coding sequence ATGACTTACGAAAAGAGCTATCCCATGCATAATTACGAGCACTCAACACATGATTGTGTGTATTCCGAGCATGATTATAAGCACCCTATGCATGATTATGATCACACACGTGATTATGATCCTACGCATGATTGTGCGTATCCCGAGCATGATTATAAGCACCCTATGCATGATTGTGCGTATCCCGAGCATGATTATGAGATTGAAGTAACTGAATCTGCGCAAGTTGATCTTCTAAACATCATTCGCTATATGCAAAGGGACTTAACCGCCCCTATCACTATCAAAAAATTTATTAACGGAATGGAAGGATCTATAGCGCAATTAGCCTTTATGCCTGAAGGCTTTCAATTAGTCTCTGACAGCTATCTAGCTAGCCAAGGTTATCGCACAACTTGCTACAAAAACTATCTTATTTTCTATATCATCAACGAAAATGAGCATATTGTTTTGGTTCACAGGATTCTCCGCTCATCTAGGCAATGGGAATTTTTGCTATAA
- a CDS encoding type II toxin-antitoxin system Phd/YefM family antitoxin — translation MPKIHSSTDLRNNYNAISSFCNKTDEPVFITKNGRGDLAIMSIKAYEQLLGKQELYSLLKTSEIAVKSKHTRPLEDVMNDLRKELSHA, via the coding sequence ATGCCAAAGATACATTCCAGTACTGATTTAAGAAATAACTATAATGCTATTTCTAGCTTTTGTAATAAAACCGATGAACCCGTTTTCATCACCAAGAATGGCAGAGGGGATCTAGCAATAATGAGCATCAAAGCTTACGAACAATTACTAGGTAAACAAGAGCTTTATTCTTTATTGAAAACTAGTGAAATTGCCGTTAAGTCCAAGCACACAAGGCCACTCGAAGACGTGATGAATGACTTACGAAAAGAGCTATCCCATGCATAA